Proteins co-encoded in one Medicago truncatula cultivar Jemalong A17 chromosome 8, MtrunA17r5.0-ANR, whole genome shotgun sequence genomic window:
- the LOC11426194 gene encoding SKP1-like protein 1A, with the protein MSSSARKVTLKSSDDETFEVEEAVALKSQTIKHMIEDDCAKTEIPLPNVTSKILAKVIEYCKKHVEATTSSEGKPSEDDVKAWDAEFVKVDLNTRFELILAANYLDIKSLLELTCQDVAETIKDKTVEEIRKIFNVENDFSPEEYAELLKEVGWAFE; encoded by the coding sequence atgTCGTCATCAGCTCGGAAGGTCACTCTCAAGAGTTCCGATGATGAGACCTTTGAGGTCGAAGAAGCTGTTGCTTTGAAATCGCAGACGATCAAACACATGATCGAGGACGATTGTGCCAAAACCGAAATTCCTCTTCCAAACGTAACCAGCAAGATCTTGGCAAAGGTTATCGAGTATTGTAAGAAGCATGTTGAGGCTACAACAAGTTCCGAAGGAAAACCCTCCGAGGATGATGTTAAGGCTTGGGACGCTGAGTTCGTCAAGGTTGATCTGAATACACGCTTTGAACTCATCTTGGCTGCAAACTACTTGGATATCAAGAGCCTACTGGAACTTACATGCCAGGATGTAGCAGAAACTATCAAGGATAAGACGGTGGAGGAGATTCGCAAAATTTTCAATGTTGAGAATGACTTCAGTCCGGAGGAATATGCGGAACTTCTTAAGGAAGTCGGTTGGGCTTTTGAATGA
- the LOC11407795 gene encoding delta(8)-fatty-acid desaturase 2 translates to MEVEKKKYITSEELKKHDKEGDLWISIQGKVYNVSDWAKKHPGGEVVLLNLAGQDVTDAFIAYHPGSAWKHLDQFFTGYYLEDFKVSEVSKDYRRLVSEFVKMGLFEKKEHVALFTLTSVAIMLAIVVYGVVGCTSVWAHLGSGMLLGLLWMQSTYIGHDSGHYEVMSSRSYNKLAQILCGNCMTGISIAWWKWTHNAHHIACNSLDYDPDLQHIPVFAVSSRFFGSIKSYFYDRQLKFDALSRFLISYQHITFYPVLCFARLNLYLQTFLLLFSPSRNVPDRLYNIMGIGVFWTWFPLLLSALPSWPERLMFVLACFVVCSIQHLQFCLNHFAANVYLGPPSGNDWFQKQTAGTLDITCSTWMDWFFGGLQFQLEHHLFPRLPRAQLRKVSPLVIDLCKKHNLPYRSLSFVEANLWTLKTLRTAALQARDFTNSAPQNLLWEAFNTHG, encoded by the coding sequence ATGGAGGTTGAGAAGAAGAAGTACATAACATCTGAGGAACTGAAAAAGCATGACAAAGAAGGGGATCTATGGATCTCAATTCAGGGTAAGGTTTACAATGTTTCAGATTGGGCTAAAAAACATCCTGGTGGAGAGGTTGTTTTGTTGAATCTTGCTGGTCAGGATGTAACTGATGCATTCATAGCATATCATCCTGGTTCAGCATGGAAACATCTTGACCAGTTTTTCACTGGCTATtaccttgaggattttaaggTATCTGAAGTTTCTAAAGATTATAGGAGACTTGTTTCTGAGTTTGTCAAAATGGGTTTGtttgaaaagaaagaacatgTTGCTTTATTCACATTAACATCTGTTGCTATTATGCTTGCTATTGTTGTTTAtggtgttgttggttgtacaAGTGTTTGGGCTCATTTAGGTTCTGGTATGTTGTTGGGTTTGCTATGGATGCAAAGTACTTATATTGGTCATGATTCTGGTCATTATGAGGTTATGTCGAGTCGAAGTTATAACAAATTAGCACAAATTCTTTGTGGTAATTGTATGACTGGTATAAGTATTGCTTGGTGGAAATGGACTCATAATGCTCATCATATTGCTTGCAATAGTCTTGATTATGATCCTGATTTGCAGCATATCCCTGTTTTCGCTGTCTCATCGCGATTCTTTGGTTCGATTAAATCTTATTTCTATGATAGACAGTTAAAGTTTGATGCTTTGTCAAGGTTTCTTATCAGTTACCAGCATATCACCTTTTACCCTGTCTTGTGTTTTGCAAGGCTTAACTTGTACCTTCAAACATTTTTGCTCTTGTTTTCGCCATCACGAAATGTTCCTGATAGGCTTTACAACATCATGGGTATCGGTGTGTTCTGGACTTGGTTCCCTCTGCTATTGTCAGCCCTCCCAAGTTGGCCAGAAAGGCTCATGTTTGTTCTTgcttgttttgttgtttgttcCATCCAACATCTTCAATTCTGTTTGAACCATTTCGCTGCAAACGTGTATCTCGGTCCACCGAGCGGAAATGATTGGTTTCAGAAACAAACAGCTGGAACATTGGATATCACTTGTTCAACATGGATGGATTGGTTCTTTGGTGGTTTGCAGTTTCAGCTTGAACATCATTTGTTTCCAAGGCTTCCTAGGGCTCAATTGAGGAAGGTTTCGCCATTGGTGATTGATCTATGCAAGAAGCATAATTTGCCTTACAGAAGTTTGTCATTTGTTGAGGCAAATCTTTGGACTCTCAAGACTCTTAGGACTGCTGCATTGCAAGCAAGGGATTTCACCAACTCTGCTCCACAGAACTTGTTGTGGGAAGCTTTTAATACTCATGGCTGA